A stretch of the Narcine bancroftii isolate sNarBan1 chromosome 14, sNarBan1.hap1, whole genome shotgun sequence genome encodes the following:
- the hic1 gene encoding hypermethylated in cancer 1 protein isoform X1: protein MIIPPLSGLGRTQLHSPGGEMMPTLETMEVPNHAKQLLLQLNRQRTKGFLCDVIIVVQNALFRAHKNILAASSVYLKSLVVHDNLVNLDPEMVSPGTFRTILDYIYTGRLNEYEQGSEPSLGAVLAAASYLQLPDLVALCKKRLKRHGSYLHIRSGFSSYGRLARGLRSSTPVLQSCYSASPRLLDCPPLHPLNTHSGELYAPPSQGSRLQGLALPDQAASQLLGLDLSKRSPPEDAHSGDSRQPSPPAAAPLLANGSTAKEQAMQTDEAAPEGGGSRGGVLAEAKPQDEGCRWFKQEPLPAFVEGCERVKGARGDRQERKGEEAAGPGPYPGLGCDEAEEEKSSSEETSSDEPSASGAAERFQCEHLGYEPEHFGDNLYVCIPCGKGFPSSEQLNAHVESHTEDDLFHKEGSEAAAPFAEPPLADLVRPYRCSSCDKSYKDPATLRQHEKSHWLTRPYPCNICGKKFTQRGTMTRHMRSHLGLKPFACEACGMRFTRQYRLTEHMRIHSGEKPYECQICGGKFAQQRNLISHMKMHAADCKPKFDFGDAVYPLAKFAAAAHLALHPDKAADLLAHTAPDAFPAP from the exons ATGATTATTCCGCCGCTCTCGGGCCTCGGGCGGACACAGTTACACTCTCCAG GTGGCGAGATGATGCCAACGCTGGAAACGATGGAGGTGCCGAACCACGCCAAGCAGCTGCTCCTGCAGCTGAACAGGCAGCGGACCAAGGGCTTCCTGTGTGATGTGATCATCGTGGTGCAGAACGCACTGTTCCGGGCGCACAAGAACATCCTGGCGGCCAGCAGCGTCTACCTGAAGTCTCTGGTGGTGCACGACAACCTGGTCAACCTGGACCCGGAGATGGTGAGTCCCGGCACGTTCCGCACCATCCTGGATTACATCTACACGGGCCGCCTGAACGAGTACGAGCAGGGGAGCGAGCCGAGCCTGGGGGCTGTGCTGGCGGCCGCCAGCTACCTGCAGCTGCCCGACCTGGTGGCTCTCTGCAAGAAGCGACTGAAGCGCCACGGCAGCTACTTGCACATCCGCAGCGGCTTCTCGTCGTACGGCCGGCTCGCCCGGGGGCTGCGCAGCTCCACGCCCGTCCTCCAGTCGTGCTACTCGGCCTCCCCCAGGCTCCTGGACTGCCCCCCCTTGCACCCGCTCAACACGCACTCGGGCGAGCTGTACGCGCCGCCCTCGCAGGGCAGCCGGCTGCAGGGCCTCGCCCTCCCCGACCAGGCCGCGTCGCAGCTGCTGGGCCTCGACCTGTCCAAGAGGAGCCCGCCGGAGGACGCGCACTCCGGGGACTCGCGGCAGCCCAGCCCGCCCGCCGCGGCGCCCCTCCTCGCCAACGGGAGCACGGCCAAGGAGCAGGCGATGCAGACGGACGAGGCGGCCCCGGAGGGCGGCGGGTCCCGGGGCGGGGTGCTGGCCGAGGCGAAGCCGCAGGACGAGGGGTGCCGCTGGTTCAAGCAGGAGCCGCTGCCCGCCTTCGTGGAGGGCTGCGAGCGGGTGAAGGGGGCGAGGGGCGACCGGCAGGAGCGCAAGGGGGAGGAGGCGGCGGGGCCCGGGCCCTACCCGGGGCTGGGCTGCGACGAGGCCGAGGAGGAGAAGAGCAGCAGCGAGGAGACGAGCAGCGACGAGCCGAGCGCGTCGGGCGCCGCCGAGCGCTTCCAGTGCGAGCACCTGGGCTACGAGCCCGAGCACTTCGGCGACAACCTGTACGTGTGTATCCCGTGCGGGAAGGGCTTCCCCAGCTCGGAGCAGCTCAACGCCCACGTGGAGAGTCACACCGAGGACGACCTGTTCCACAAGGAGGGGTCGGAGGCGGCCGCGCCCTTCGCCGAGCCCCCGCTGGCCGACCTGGTGCGGCCCTACCGCTGCTCCAGCTGCGACAAGTCGTACAAGGACCCGGCCACCCTGCGGCAACACGAGAAGTCGCACTGGCTCACGCGGCCCTACCCCTGCAACATCTGCGGCAAGAAGTTCACGCAGCGGGGCACCATGACTCGCCACATGCGCAGCCACTTGGGCTTGAAGCCGTTCGCCTGCGAGGCGTGTGGGATGCGCTTCACCCGCCAGTACCGGCTCACCGAGCACATGCGAATCCACTCGGGCGAGAAGCCGTACGAGTGTCAGATCTGCGGCGGCAAGTTCGCGCAACAGCGCAACCTCATCAGCCACATGAAGATGCACGCGGCCGACTGCAAGCCCAAGTTCGACTTCGGCGACGCCGTCTACCCGCTCGCCAAGTTCGCCGCAGCCGCCCACCTGGCCCTGCACCCGGACAAGGCGGCCGACCTCCTGGCGCACACGGCGCCCGACGCCTTCCCGGCGCCCTAG
- the hic1 gene encoding hypermethylated in cancer 1 protein isoform X2 produces MMPTLETMEVPNHAKQLLLQLNRQRTKGFLCDVIIVVQNALFRAHKNILAASSVYLKSLVVHDNLVNLDPEMVSPGTFRTILDYIYTGRLNEYEQGSEPSLGAVLAAASYLQLPDLVALCKKRLKRHGSYLHIRSGFSSYGRLARGLRSSTPVLQSCYSASPRLLDCPPLHPLNTHSGELYAPPSQGSRLQGLALPDQAASQLLGLDLSKRSPPEDAHSGDSRQPSPPAAAPLLANGSTAKEQAMQTDEAAPEGGGSRGGVLAEAKPQDEGCRWFKQEPLPAFVEGCERVKGARGDRQERKGEEAAGPGPYPGLGCDEAEEEKSSSEETSSDEPSASGAAERFQCEHLGYEPEHFGDNLYVCIPCGKGFPSSEQLNAHVESHTEDDLFHKEGSEAAAPFAEPPLADLVRPYRCSSCDKSYKDPATLRQHEKSHWLTRPYPCNICGKKFTQRGTMTRHMRSHLGLKPFACEACGMRFTRQYRLTEHMRIHSGEKPYECQICGGKFAQQRNLISHMKMHAADCKPKFDFGDAVYPLAKFAAAAHLALHPDKAADLLAHTAPDAFPAP; encoded by the coding sequence ATGATGCCAACGCTGGAAACGATGGAGGTGCCGAACCACGCCAAGCAGCTGCTCCTGCAGCTGAACAGGCAGCGGACCAAGGGCTTCCTGTGTGATGTGATCATCGTGGTGCAGAACGCACTGTTCCGGGCGCACAAGAACATCCTGGCGGCCAGCAGCGTCTACCTGAAGTCTCTGGTGGTGCACGACAACCTGGTCAACCTGGACCCGGAGATGGTGAGTCCCGGCACGTTCCGCACCATCCTGGATTACATCTACACGGGCCGCCTGAACGAGTACGAGCAGGGGAGCGAGCCGAGCCTGGGGGCTGTGCTGGCGGCCGCCAGCTACCTGCAGCTGCCCGACCTGGTGGCTCTCTGCAAGAAGCGACTGAAGCGCCACGGCAGCTACTTGCACATCCGCAGCGGCTTCTCGTCGTACGGCCGGCTCGCCCGGGGGCTGCGCAGCTCCACGCCCGTCCTCCAGTCGTGCTACTCGGCCTCCCCCAGGCTCCTGGACTGCCCCCCCTTGCACCCGCTCAACACGCACTCGGGCGAGCTGTACGCGCCGCCCTCGCAGGGCAGCCGGCTGCAGGGCCTCGCCCTCCCCGACCAGGCCGCGTCGCAGCTGCTGGGCCTCGACCTGTCCAAGAGGAGCCCGCCGGAGGACGCGCACTCCGGGGACTCGCGGCAGCCCAGCCCGCCCGCCGCGGCGCCCCTCCTCGCCAACGGGAGCACGGCCAAGGAGCAGGCGATGCAGACGGACGAGGCGGCCCCGGAGGGCGGCGGGTCCCGGGGCGGGGTGCTGGCCGAGGCGAAGCCGCAGGACGAGGGGTGCCGCTGGTTCAAGCAGGAGCCGCTGCCCGCCTTCGTGGAGGGCTGCGAGCGGGTGAAGGGGGCGAGGGGCGACCGGCAGGAGCGCAAGGGGGAGGAGGCGGCGGGGCCCGGGCCCTACCCGGGGCTGGGCTGCGACGAGGCCGAGGAGGAGAAGAGCAGCAGCGAGGAGACGAGCAGCGACGAGCCGAGCGCGTCGGGCGCCGCCGAGCGCTTCCAGTGCGAGCACCTGGGCTACGAGCCCGAGCACTTCGGCGACAACCTGTACGTGTGTATCCCGTGCGGGAAGGGCTTCCCCAGCTCGGAGCAGCTCAACGCCCACGTGGAGAGTCACACCGAGGACGACCTGTTCCACAAGGAGGGGTCGGAGGCGGCCGCGCCCTTCGCCGAGCCCCCGCTGGCCGACCTGGTGCGGCCCTACCGCTGCTCCAGCTGCGACAAGTCGTACAAGGACCCGGCCACCCTGCGGCAACACGAGAAGTCGCACTGGCTCACGCGGCCCTACCCCTGCAACATCTGCGGCAAGAAGTTCACGCAGCGGGGCACCATGACTCGCCACATGCGCAGCCACTTGGGCTTGAAGCCGTTCGCCTGCGAGGCGTGTGGGATGCGCTTCACCCGCCAGTACCGGCTCACCGAGCACATGCGAATCCACTCGGGCGAGAAGCCGTACGAGTGTCAGATCTGCGGCGGCAAGTTCGCGCAACAGCGCAACCTCATCAGCCACATGAAGATGCACGCGGCCGACTGCAAGCCCAAGTTCGACTTCGGCGACGCCGTCTACCCGCTCGCCAAGTTCGCCGCAGCCGCCCACCTGGCCCTGCACCCGGACAAGGCGGCCGACCTCCTGGCGCACACGGCGCCCGACGCCTTCCCGGCGCCCTAG